One Deinococcus radiopugnans ATCC 19172 DNA segment encodes these proteins:
- the sufB gene encoding Fe-S cluster assembly protein SufB: protein MTINPEVNDINNTYEYGWSNPEKYAVKAPKGLRRDVVEMISKAKDEPQWMLDFRLKALDIFLSKPMPEWGADLSGLDLDEIYYYIKPEGMNARSWDDVPEDVKNTFERLGIPEAERAALAGVGAQYESEMVYHNLKEEWEKLGVVFLSIEDGLKEYPELFREHFATIVPPEDNKFAAINSAVWSGGSFVYVPKGVKVDIPLQTYFRINAESSGQFERTLIIIDEGAQAHYIEGCTAPSYSSDSFHSGVIEIVVKEGARFRYSTIQNWSHNVYNLVTQRAAVYGNGVMEWVDGNLGSKVTMKYPACYLLEDGARGEVLSIAMAGRGQHQDAGAKIVHFAPHTSGSIVSKSISKDSGRSSYRGLVKIYEGAKYAKTNVECDALLLDDEARTDTYPYIEIEEKTARVGHEATVSKINDDQILYLQSRGLSEDQAAGLIVRGFIEPIAKELPLEYAVELNRLIELEMEGSVG from the coding sequence ATGACCATCAATCCTGAAGTCAACGACATCAACAACACCTACGAGTACGGCTGGAGCAATCCTGAGAAGTACGCCGTTAAGGCCCCCAAGGGCCTGCGCCGCGACGTCGTCGAGATGATCTCCAAGGCCAAGGACGAGCCGCAGTGGATGCTGGACTTCCGCCTCAAGGCGCTGGACATCTTCCTCAGCAAGCCGATGCCCGAGTGGGGCGCAGACCTGTCCGGCCTCGATCTGGACGAGATCTACTACTACATCAAGCCCGAGGGCATGAACGCCCGTTCCTGGGACGACGTGCCGGAGGACGTGAAGAACACCTTCGAGCGGCTGGGCATCCCCGAGGCCGAACGCGCCGCGCTGGCCGGGGTGGGCGCGCAGTACGAGTCGGAAATGGTGTACCACAACCTCAAGGAGGAGTGGGAAAAGCTGGGCGTGGTCTTCCTGAGCATCGAGGACGGCCTCAAGGAGTACCCGGAACTGTTCCGCGAGCACTTCGCCACCATCGTCCCGCCCGAGGACAACAAGTTCGCGGCCATCAACAGCGCGGTCTGGAGCGGCGGCTCGTTCGTGTACGTGCCCAAGGGCGTCAAGGTGGACATCCCCCTCCAGACGTACTTCCGCATCAACGCCGAGAGCAGCGGCCAGTTCGAGCGCACGCTGATCATCATCGACGAGGGCGCGCAGGCCCACTACATCGAGGGCTGCACCGCCCCGTCGTACAGCTCGGACTCGTTCCACTCCGGCGTCATCGAGATCGTGGTCAAGGAAGGCGCGCGCTTCCGCTACAGCACCATCCAGAACTGGAGCCACAACGTCTACAACCTCGTGACCCAGCGCGCCGCCGTGTACGGTAACGGCGTCATGGAATGGGTGGACGGCAACCTGGGCAGCAAGGTGACCATGAAGTACCCCGCCTGCTACCTGCTGGAAGACGGCGCACGCGGCGAGGTGCTGTCCATTGCGATGGCCGGGCGCGGGCAGCACCAGGACGCCGGGGCCAAGATCGTGCATTTTGCGCCGCACACCAGCGGCTCGATTGTTTCCAAGTCCATTTCCAAGGACTCGGGCCGCAGCAGCTACCGGGGTCTGGTCAAGATCTACGAGGGCGCGAAATACGCCAAGACCAACGTGGAATGCGACGCCCTGCTGCTGGACGACGAGGCCCGCACCGACACCTACCCCTACATCGAGATCGAGGAAAAGACCGCCCGCGTGGGCCATGAGGCCACCGTGTCCAAGATCAACGACGATCAGATCCTGTACCTGCAAAGCCGGGGCCTGAGCGAAGACCAGGCGGCGGGCCTGATCGTGCGCGGCTTTATCGAGCCGATTGCCAAGGAACTGCCGCTGGAATACGCGGTGGAGCTGAACCGGCTGATCGAGTTGGAAATGGAAGGCTCGGTCGGCTAA
- a CDS encoding YeiH family protein, translating into MSSLIVIKRLLPGLALVAALTAAAYLLSTLPGLRVLGALGLALLLGLAVRGLVRLPASVQPGAGYAARTLLRLGVVLLGVRLNFVLFAQAGPQVLLLDLAVIGTGLLSMTWLARRWGLPRGLGLAVAVGSSICGASAIAAAAPIIRADEDEVSVSVAVCSLLGTVGVVGYSLLALPLGLDAQRYGLMTGSSLHEIAQVLAAGAAQGGHALDFAMLTKLTRVALLAPVLLLLGAVLRRRDAGVPSKQTAQAARPPLLPAFLVGFLLVGVVSSAGLLPSTLTNGMQTVSLLLTAASMAGIGLGVNFAVLRRLGGPALLVGGLGFTLLLAVSFVGTFGG; encoded by the coding sequence ATGTCGAGCCTGATTGTTATTAAGAGGTTGCTGCCGGGCCTGGCGCTGGTGGCCGCGCTGACGGCGGCGGCGTACCTGCTGTCCACGCTGCCGGGGCTGCGGGTGCTGGGAGCACTGGGGCTGGCGCTGCTGCTGGGGCTGGCGGTACGGGGGTTGGTGCGCCTGCCGGCCAGCGTGCAGCCAGGGGCCGGCTACGCGGCCCGCACGCTGCTGCGGCTGGGTGTGGTGCTGCTGGGCGTGCGGCTGAACTTCGTGCTGTTCGCGCAGGCGGGGCCGCAGGTGCTGCTGCTGGATCTGGCGGTGATCGGCACCGGCCTGCTGAGCATGACCTGGCTGGCGCGGCGCTGGGGGCTGCCGCGCGGGCTGGGGCTGGCGGTCGCAGTGGGCTCCAGCATCTGCGGGGCGTCGGCCATCGCCGCCGCCGCGCCGATCATCCGCGCCGACGAGGACGAGGTCTCGGTGTCGGTGGCGGTGTGTTCGCTGCTGGGGACGGTGGGGGTGGTGGGCTACAGCCTGCTGGCGCTGCCGCTGGGGCTGGACGCGCAGCGCTACGGCCTGATGACCGGTTCCAGCCTGCACGAGATCGCGCAGGTGCTGGCGGCGGGGGCGGCGCAGGGGGGCCACGCCCTCGACTTCGCCATGCTGACCAAACTCACGCGGGTGGCGCTGCTCGCCCCGGTGCTGCTGCTGCTGGGCGCGGTGCTGCGGCGCCGGGACGCGGGGGTACCCTCCAAACAGACCGCACAGGCCGCCCGGCCTCCCCTGCTCCCCGCCTTCCTGGTGGGCTTTCTGCTGGTCGGCGTCGTCAGCAGCGCCGGGCTGCTGCCGTCGACCCTCACGAACGGGATGCAGACCGTCAGCCTGCTGCTGACGGCGGCCTCAATGGCGGGCATTGGCCTGGGCGTGAATTTTGCGGTGCTGCGCCGCCTGGGCGGGCCGGCGCTGCTGGTGGGCGGTCTGGGCTTCACGTTGCTGCTCGCGGTGTCGTTCGTGGGCACGTTTGGGGGCTGA
- the sufC gene encoding Fe-S cluster assembly ATPase SufC, which produces MTQTEQPHQIEIRNLHASVGDLPILRGINLTIPRGELHAVMGPNGNGKSTLAKVMVGDPEYTVTEGDILVDGVSILEMEPDERARMGLFLAFQYPVEIPGVTIANFLRLAMQARKEEGEEVSFTEFYGKLQAALKTLDWDESIVERYLNAGFSGGEKKRNEILQMLMLEPTYIIMDETDSGLDVDALKVVAKGVNSMRGPGLGGLIITHYQRLLDYIVPDKVHIIVDGKVVQSGGPELAKKLDSQGYDWVKELATA; this is translated from the coding sequence ATGACCCAGACTGAACAGCCGCACCAGATCGAGATTCGCAACCTGCACGCCAGCGTGGGTGACCTGCCCATCCTCAGGGGCATCAACCTGACCATCCCGCGCGGCGAGCTGCACGCCGTGATGGGGCCGAACGGCAACGGCAAGAGCACGCTGGCCAAGGTTATGGTGGGCGATCCCGAATACACCGTCACCGAGGGCGACATTCTGGTGGACGGCGTGAGCATCCTGGAGATGGAACCCGACGAGCGCGCCCGCATGGGCCTGTTCCTGGCCTTCCAGTACCCGGTCGAGATTCCCGGCGTGACCATCGCCAACTTCCTGCGTCTGGCCATGCAGGCCCGCAAGGAAGAGGGCGAGGAAGTGTCCTTCACCGAGTTCTACGGCAAGCTGCAGGCGGCCCTCAAGACGCTGGACTGGGACGAGAGCATCGTCGAGCGTTACCTGAACGCGGGCTTCTCCGGCGGCGAGAAGAAGCGCAACGAGATCCTGCAGATGCTGATGCTGGAACCCACCTACATCATCATGGACGAGACCGACTCGGGCCTGGACGTCGACGCCCTGAAGGTGGTTGCCAAGGGCGTGAACTCTATGCGCGGCCCCGGTCTAGGCGGCCTGATCATCACCCACTACCAGCGCCTGCTGGACTACATCGTGCCGGACAAGGTGCATATCATCGTGGACGGCAAGGTCGTGCAGAGCGGCGGCCCCGAACTGGCCAAGAAGCTCGACAGCCAGGGCTACGACTGGGTCAAGGAACTGGCGACGGCCTGA
- a CDS encoding LysR substrate-binding domain-containing protein, which translates to MALHPEQLLTFAAVARSGSLTAAARERHLSQPSVSSQLKLLASSVGEPLLIRHRLGMRLTPAGEALLPHAQALGRALEGARLFAAELQGLQRGTLRVVASNTLAAHVLPRALAAFHARHPAVTLNIQTANTHGAVRALLAGETDLALIEGPAQPPTEGIRASVIGHDTLRLILPPGHPLNRPQLNAADLQGLPVIWRESGSGTREVAEGVLRQAGVTVRPVLELAGTEAIKEAVISGLGAAFVSELSVRRERAAGQLASPALTLPGLNRDLTALTPDVPSRTAHALLDELLALSHREQTLGKQTDPEQAGG; encoded by the coding sequence ATGGCCCTTCACCCTGAACAGTTGCTGACCTTCGCCGCCGTGGCCCGCAGCGGCAGCCTCACGGCGGCGGCGCGCGAGCGGCACCTCAGCCAGCCGTCGGTGTCCAGCCAGCTCAAGCTGCTGGCGTCCTCGGTGGGCGAACCGCTGCTGATCCGGCACCGCCTGGGGATGCGGCTGACCCCGGCGGGCGAGGCGCTGCTGCCGCACGCCCAGGCGCTGGGGCGGGCGCTGGAGGGCGCGCGGCTGTTCGCGGCCGAATTGCAGGGCCTGCAGCGGGGCACGCTGCGGGTGGTGGCCAGCAACACCCTCGCGGCGCACGTGCTGCCGCGCGCGCTGGCCGCCTTTCACGCCCGGCACCCCGCCGTCACGCTGAACATCCAGACGGCCAACACCCACGGCGCCGTGCGCGCCCTGCTGGCCGGCGAGACGGATCTCGCGCTGATCGAGGGGCCGGCGCAGCCCCCCACCGAGGGCATACGGGCCAGCGTGATCGGCCATGACACCCTGCGCCTGATCCTGCCGCCGGGGCATCCGCTGAACCGCCCCCAATTGAACGCAGCAGACCTGCAGGGCTTGCCGGTCATCTGGCGCGAGTCCGGCTCCGGCACCCGCGAGGTGGCCGAGGGCGTGCTGCGGCAGGCCGGAGTCACGGTGCGCCCGGTGCTGGAACTGGCCGGCACGGAGGCCATCAAGGAGGCCGTGATCAGCGGGCTGGGCGCCGCCTTCGTCTCCGAGCTCAGCGTGCGCCGGGAACGCGCCGCCGGACAGCTCGCCAGCCCCGCTCTGACCCTGCCCGGCCTGAACCGTGACCTGACCGCCCTGACCCCGGACGTGCCCTCCCGCACTGCCCACGCTCTGCTGGACGAGTTGCTGGCGCTGTCGCACAGAGAACAGACGCTCGGAAAGCAGACAGACCCAGAGCAGGCAGGCGGATAA
- a CDS encoding VOC family protein, protein MKLNHINLGVTDVPATVELFQTYFGLRPAGDGMPMDERMAFLRDDNGSLISVFKAKDVAYPKVFHIGFLQDTPEQVRAIYQQLTDGGYTITPPSENHGRLTFYFNTPGGFVLEVESFFR, encoded by the coding sequence TTGAAACTCAACCACATCAACCTGGGCGTCACCGACGTGCCCGCCACCGTGGAGCTGTTCCAGACCTATTTCGGCCTGCGTCCGGCGGGGGATGGCATGCCGATGGACGAGCGTATGGCCTTTCTGCGCGACGACAACGGCTCCTTGATTTCGGTGTTCAAGGCCAAAGACGTGGCGTATCCCAAGGTCTTCCACATCGGCTTCCTGCAGGACACGCCGGAACAGGTGCGCGCCATTTACCAGCAACTGACCGACGGCGGCTACACCATCACTCCTCCCAGCGAGAACCACGGGCGGCTGACCTTTTATTTCAATACACCGGGCGGCTTCGTGCTGGAAGTCGAATCTTTCTTTCGCTAA
- the sufD gene encoding Fe-S cluster assembly protein SufD → MTQLSEQLSQHGGPEWLTAKRKASFDLFDTLEVPHSGVEAWKYTQVNVDFSKLNPHPKREVVSDISKLPESVQKRLKGTDVGAFLVLDGPDVVYRTELPAELTAKGVIFTDLKTAVEQHADKVQQYLYSVVPAEVPDDTTIAAPGTTPSKSPDPSEGKFSALAAALWTNGAFVYVPRGVDVELPLGSFRVMSEAGTFTATRTLVVTEENASVTFIDEQDSEELPGTYAIGAVELVVGDGARLRYVSIQNWGKGVTHIQRQRGQVGKDAALNSLVVTMGGTLSRTEMQSHLLGQGSNSEMLALYFANEDQHFDHYTLQHHAAANAYSDLLYKGVGDDQSVGVFSGMIKVDLGAQKTDAYQKHRTLMLSSEARNFSVPQLEINANDVRCSHGSTTGPVDEEQMFFLRSRGIRQELAEKMLVTAFLEDVLTRVPLKSVVGYIEGIIAEKVGAA, encoded by the coding sequence ATGACCCAACTCAGCGAACAACTCTCCCAGCACGGCGGCCCCGAATGGCTGACCGCCAAGCGCAAAGCCAGCTTTGACCTGTTCGACACCCTGGAAGTCCCGCACAGCGGTGTGGAAGCCTGGAAGTACACCCAGGTCAACGTGGACTTTTCCAAGCTCAATCCCCACCCCAAGCGCGAAGTCGTCTCCGACATCTCCAAGCTGCCTGAAAGCGTGCAGAAGCGCCTGAAGGGCACCGACGTGGGCGCCTTCCTGGTGCTGGACGGCCCCGACGTGGTCTACCGCACTGAACTGCCCGCCGAACTGACCGCCAAGGGCGTGATCTTCACCGATCTCAAGACCGCCGTGGAACAGCACGCCGACAAGGTGCAGCAGTACCTCTACAGCGTGGTGCCCGCCGAAGTGCCGGATGACACCACCATCGCCGCCCCCGGTACCACCCCCAGCAAGTCCCCCGATCCCAGCGAGGGTAAGTTCTCCGCGCTGGCCGCCGCGTTGTGGACGAACGGCGCCTTCGTGTACGTGCCGCGCGGCGTGGACGTGGAGCTGCCGCTGGGCTCCTTCCGCGTGATGAGCGAGGCCGGCACCTTCACCGCCACCCGCACGCTGGTGGTGACCGAGGAAAACGCCAGCGTCACGTTCATCGACGAGCAGGACTCCGAGGAACTGCCCGGCACCTACGCGATTGGCGCGGTGGAACTGGTGGTGGGCGACGGCGCACGGTTGCGCTACGTGTCCATCCAGAACTGGGGCAAGGGCGTGACCCACATCCAGCGCCAGCGCGGGCAGGTGGGCAAGGACGCAGCCCTGAACAGCCTGGTGGTCACGATGGGCGGTACCCTCAGCCGCACAGAAATGCAGAGCCACCTGCTGGGCCAGGGCTCGAACTCCGAGATGCTGGCGCTGTACTTTGCCAACGAGGATCAGCACTTCGATCACTACACGCTGCAACACCACGCGGCGGCCAACGCCTACAGTGACCTGCTGTACAAGGGCGTGGGCGACGATCAGAGCGTGGGCGTGTTCTCCGGCATGATCAAGGTGGATCTGGGCGCCCAGAAAACCGACGCCTACCAGAAGCACCGCACCCTGATGCTGTCCAGCGAGGCCCGCAACTTCAGCGTGCCGCAGCTGGAGATCAACGCCAACGACGTGCGCTGCAGCCACGGCAGCACCACCGGCCCGGTGGATGAGGAACAGATGTTCTTCCTGCGCTCGCGCGGCATCCGCCAGGAACTGGCCGAGAAGATGCTGGTCACCGCCTTCCTGGAAGACGTGCTGACCCGTGTGCCCCTCAAGAGCGTGGTGGGCTACATCGAGGGCATCATCGCCGAGAAGGTGGGCGC
- a CDS encoding ExbD/TolR family protein produces the protein MTRSPTRRRMRDSGDGVTFDFAPMVDVVLLLLIFFFLTSSLGARQNALPLDLPRASTTVQETPALPIVSVDRAGKLFLNGQETTLTKLGGQLKPLLGTSGGVVGLRADERGSYGTVVRVMDVIKKAGGERLALGTRPSQ, from the coding sequence ATGACCCGCTCCCCAACCCGCCGCCGGATGCGCGACAGCGGGGACGGCGTGACCTTCGACTTCGCGCCGATGGTGGACGTGGTGCTGCTGCTGCTGATTTTCTTCTTCTTGACCAGCAGCCTGGGCGCCCGCCAGAACGCACTGCCGCTGGACCTGCCGCGCGCCAGCACCACCGTGCAGGAGACCCCCGCGCTGCCGATCGTGAGCGTGGACCGCGCCGGGAAGCTGTTTCTGAACGGCCAGGAAACCACCCTGACCAAACTGGGCGGGCAACTCAAGCCCCTGCTGGGCACCTCGGGCGGTGTGGTGGGCCTGCGTGCCGACGAGCGCGGCAGCTACGGCACGGTGGTCCGCGTGATGGACGTGATCAAGAAGGCGGGCGGCGAACGCCTGGCGCTGGGCACGAGGCCCAGCCAGTGA
- a CDS encoding inorganic phosphate transporter has translation MEPALIGLIVIVALALAFDYINGFHDTANAIATSVATRVLTPAQAIAMAAVFNVVGALTGTAVAKTIASDIVPQNFATLELVGAAITSAIIWNLYTWWKGLPSSSSHALIFSLVGAGVAVGGWGIIIPKGVQKTVAGLFTSPVLGFVIPILLMVLLSWLVLRWMRPRVVTRTFRWAQIFSAAFMAFSHGSNDAQKTMGIITFALSAYAGTQYDHVPLWVILSAATAMGLGTATGGWRIIKTMGFKVVDLKPVDGFVAETGAAIIIETASRLGIPVSTTHTISSAIMGVGTTKGFKKVKWQVAGRIVTAWFTTIPTCIALGWAIHKLILALGV, from the coding sequence ATGGAACCCGCACTCATCGGCCTGATCGTCATCGTCGCGCTGGCGCTGGCCTTCGACTACATCAACGGCTTTCACGACACCGCCAACGCCATCGCCACCTCGGTCGCCACACGGGTGCTGACGCCCGCCCAGGCCATCGCCATGGCCGCCGTCTTCAACGTGGTGGGGGCACTGACCGGCACCGCCGTGGCCAAGACCATCGCCAGCGACATCGTGCCGCAGAACTTCGCCACCCTGGAACTCGTGGGGGCGGCCATCACCAGCGCCATCATCTGGAACCTGTACACCTGGTGGAAGGGGTTGCCCAGCAGCTCCAGCCACGCGCTGATCTTCAGTCTGGTGGGGGCGGGCGTCGCGGTGGGCGGCTGGGGCATCATCATTCCCAAAGGGGTGCAAAAGACGGTGGCGGGCCTGTTCACCAGCCCGGTGCTGGGCTTCGTGATTCCGATTCTGCTGATGGTGCTGCTGTCGTGGCTGGTGCTGCGCTGGATGCGGCCCCGCGTGGTGACGCGCACCTTCCGCTGGGCGCAGATCTTCAGCGCCGCCTTCATGGCCTTCTCGCACGGCAGCAACGACGCGCAGAAGACCATGGGCATCATCACCTTCGCCCTGAGCGCCTACGCGGGCACCCAGTACGACCACGTGCCGCTGTGGGTGATTCTCTCGGCGGCCACGGCCATGGGGTTGGGCACCGCCACGGGCGGCTGGCGCATCATCAAGACCATGGGCTTCAAGGTGGTCGACCTCAAGCCCGTGGACGGCTTCGTCGCCGAGACGGGGGCCGCCATCATCATCGAGACGGCCAGCCGCCTGGGCATTCCGGTCAGCACCACCCACACCATCAGCAGCGCCATCATGGGCGTGGGCACCACCAAGGGCTTTAAAAAGGTCAAGTGGCAGGTCGCCGGGCGCATCGTTACCGCGTGGTTCACCACCATTCCCACCTGCATCGCGCTGGGCTGGGCCATTCATAAGCTGATTCTGGCGTTGGGCGTGTAG
- a CDS encoding DUF47 domain-containing protein, translated as MVLSKFMPSNPKFSARFAEAARNAHATAQALVDLLENYTDVEAKVQRVRDLEHVGDRLSREVTNLLAESFIVPFDREDIIALNADLDDLVDDMEDAAVKLSLYRIQTPLPQMVQLARVVEAQCVLLAQGMPLIEDTGKVGELAKIAEQIYTLEDQGDDISDEVQRVLYDGVTDVPGMIVAMRSGEIVDLIENASDQAQRVAKTVESILLKNA; from the coding sequence ATGGTCTTATCCAAATTCATGCCCAGCAACCCCAAGTTCAGCGCCCGCTTCGCCGAGGCCGCCCGCAATGCCCATGCCACGGCCCAGGCCCTGGTGGACCTGCTGGAAAACTACACCGACGTGGAGGCCAAGGTTCAGCGTGTGCGTGACCTGGAACACGTCGGGGACCGCCTCTCGCGCGAGGTGACCAACCTGCTGGCCGAGTCCTTTATCGTGCCGTTTGACCGCGAGGACATCATCGCCCTGAACGCCGATCTGGACGATCTGGTGGACGATATGGAGGACGCCGCCGTCAAGCTCAGCCTGTACCGCATCCAGACGCCGTTGCCGCAGATGGTCCAGCTGGCCCGCGTGGTGGAGGCCCAGTGCGTGTTGCTGGCCCAGGGCATGCCCCTGATCGAGGACACCGGCAAGGTGGGCGAACTGGCGAAGATCGCCGAGCAGATCTACACCCTCGAAGATCAGGGGGACGACATCAGCGACGAGGTGCAGCGCGTGCTGTACGACGGGGTGACCGATGTGCCCGGCATGATCGTGGCGATGCGCAGCGGCGAGATCGTGGACCTGATCGAGAACGCCAGCGACCAGGCCCAGCGGGTCGCCAAGACCGTGGAGAGCATTCTCCTGAAGAACGCCTGA
- a CDS encoding type III pantothenate kinase yields MPTFPLLAVDIGNTSTVLGLADETRSLTHTWRVRTNRESLPDDLALQLHGLFSVAGAQVPRSAILSSVAPPVGENYALALRRHYGVEAFSVSALSLPDVTVELDTPDTVGADRLCNLFGAEKYLGRHEYAVVVDFGTSTNFDVIGRGRRFLGGVLATGAQVSADALFARAAKLPRITLEAPASAIGKNTVHALQSGLVYGYAEMVDGLLRRIRAELPAPAVAIATGGFARTIEGICREIDHYDETLTLRGLVEVWASR; encoded by the coding sequence GTGCCAACCTTTCCCCTTCTGGCCGTGGACATCGGCAACACCAGCACCGTGCTGGGCCTCGCGGACGAGACGCGGAGCCTGACCCACACCTGGCGCGTGCGGACCAACCGTGAGTCGCTGCCCGACGATCTGGCGCTGCAACTGCACGGCCTGTTCTCGGTGGCGGGCGCGCAGGTGCCGCGCTCGGCGATTCTCAGCAGCGTGGCCCCCCCGGTGGGCGAGAACTACGCGCTGGCCCTGCGGCGGCACTACGGTGTGGAGGCCTTCAGCGTCTCGGCCCTGAGCCTGCCCGACGTGACCGTGGAACTGGACACGCCCGACACCGTGGGCGCGGACCGGCTGTGCAACCTGTTCGGCGCGGAGAAGTACCTGGGCCGTCACGAGTACGCCGTGGTGGTGGATTTCGGCACCAGCACCAACTTCGACGTGATCGGGCGGGGGCGGCGCTTTCTGGGCGGCGTGCTGGCGACAGGCGCGCAGGTCAGCGCCGACGCCCTGTTCGCCCGCGCCGCCAAGCTGCCGCGCATCACGCTGGAGGCCCCGGCCAGCGCCATTGGCAAGAACACCGTTCACGCGCTGCAGTCCGGTCTGGTCTACGGCTACGCCGAGATGGTGGACGGCCTGCTGCGCCGGATTCGCGCCGAACTCCCGGCCCCCGCCGTCGCGATTGCCACCGGGGGCTTTGCCCGCACCATCGAGGGCATCTGCCGCGAGATCGACCACTACGACGAAACCCTGACCCTGCGCGGCCTGGTGGAGGTGTGGGCCAGCCGCTGA
- a CDS encoding ABC transporter substrate-binding protein, producing MTHAPDRIVSLLPSATDLLFDLGLGARLAGISHSCDHPGAAGLPVLTRSIVDAGASQAEIDRAVSEAVRAGLALYSVDGDVLDALNPDLVVTQGVCEVCAVTPGTIEEAVRYLPGCLPAANVLSLEGRSVAGILDDLRALAGAAGVAGQGETLAAEAQRRWDTVTPVQTAPRVLTLEWVDPPFYGGHWVPEQVTRAGGVSVLGAPGIDSGRATWDEIAALDPDVIVVMCCGYGLTRNADFARQLLERSDLRAVQDGQVWAVDANAHFSRPALGVVRGAEVLAELLRGRECVGESVRVR from the coding sequence ATGACCCACGCCCCAGACCGCATCGTCAGCCTGCTGCCCAGCGCCACCGACCTGCTGTTCGACCTGGGCCTGGGCGCACGGCTGGCCGGGATCAGCCACTCGTGTGACCATCCGGGCGCGGCGGGCCTGCCGGTGCTGACGCGCTCGATTGTGGACGCGGGCGCCTCCCAGGCCGAGATCGACCGGGCCGTGAGCGAGGCAGTGCGTGCGGGCCTGGCCCTCTACAGCGTGGACGGCGACGTGCTGGACGCCCTCAATCCCGATCTGGTGGTCACGCAGGGCGTGTGCGAGGTCTGCGCGGTCACGCCGGGAACCATCGAGGAGGCGGTGCGCTACCTGCCCGGCTGTCTGCCCGCCGCCAACGTATTGAGCCTGGAAGGCCGCAGCGTGGCCGGGATTCTGGACGACCTGCGCGCCCTGGCCGGAGCGGCGGGCGTGGCCGGACAGGGCGAGACGCTGGCCGCCGAGGCCCAGCGGCGCTGGGACACGGTCACGCCCGTTCAGACCGCGCCCCGCGTGCTGACGCTGGAGTGGGTCGACCCGCCCTTCTACGGCGGCCACTGGGTGCCTGAGCAGGTGACGCGCGCAGGCGGGGTGAGCGTGCTGGGCGCACCGGGCATTGATTCGGGCCGGGCCACCTGGGACGAGATCGCGGCCCTCGATCCCGACGTGATCGTGGTGATGTGCTGCGGCTACGGCCTGACGCGGAACGCGGATTTTGCCCGCCAGTTGCTGGAGCGCAGCGATCTGCGGGCGGTGCAGGACGGCCAGGTGTGGGCGGTGGACGCCAACGCCCACTTTTCCCGCCCGGCGCTGGGCGTGGTGCGCGGCGCGGAGGTGCTGGCCGAACTGCTGCGCGGACGCGAATGCGTGGGCGAGAGCGTGCGGGTGAGGTGA